The Sorangiineae bacterium MSr11367 genome window below encodes:
- a CDS encoding phage baseplate assembly protein V: MNGFPGLDKVGAVLKTLTDLGAKPKLRDPFELVAAGLAERKVEVLAIHGVEQINDIPRYDIVFAADGDATVLDATLRGNHGSLRIRTSGEIQVIQGLVLEYSTLGPLGGRPDMLRHQVRIEHKLALLRTSKKNRFFPDLTAPEVLKEVLALHGIDPEAECEFHIKRDYPSLSFTCQTDETDWEFFCRVASNAGIHFWIEHAKAQNDRLADVGSAIDTLGAAATKLSGALGKAAGKVTSALKVHPVIHFGDDATHNTALQELSALSQAAGALIQKGAEFLGVDNIVEANVAETLHYDDGRRANTDEELIFEFKHRKRVRVKSVRLMQFNVQAASLWQAEATSADATVSVKPKVGLALTSKGISAKARVDVDADIDSPAIRPAQAHRDEEHVDPTQRLYGDSQERAERALERQRVNYATARGTSNCRRLFPGARFRLGSYPVAARNRDYTVTKIVCDGVHPEYATSPSDLYSVSFQCIPSDVAPIPRERKRPTRLGLEIAEVLDFTEAGEERLTTNARGYILVRPTWAIDPEPTTVQGIVGARIAGAQDRTMGWVPVLQRIAGPGWGEQSLPEAGMHAVIGFLHGDAEQPVALGCYYSDVNPMPWPDENQKWGHVIRSRHGGPDQYCEISIDRRLGKELITIRSQRNLEEHVLADRLASIGNDSFTFVGNDSSTSIEGNAGLGIRRDYTLSVGGNVTTTIEESSNTTILKDLTELVQGSVERTVRGSQKQETVGDVHAKVRGELVTSVDDSLTANVGKQVGLTVGTHGTAAIINAHVHGDAQLVAGRHIKLFAEESLTIGVGSSMVEVHKNRVRISASAVEIVAHDGASLAAKHVSIAGSEKVDQRSPKIHLTSEGADLTMDTNAALSGAEVQLNPPTNPSPEKLQQLTSAPLAMFHVELNDPHLEPYANKRYVLELGPYRFEGATDANGAVTQQVPRDAPDGFLTIWYVTHPVGPTRKYRVSIRPMPPITTLEGVVRRLSHLGYFEGSVPKTKSAALTAAIAQFQSDHLRDGLTITGELDPNTLSVVQRYHGY, encoded by the coding sequence ATGAACGGATTCCCTGGTCTCGACAAAGTCGGCGCGGTCCTCAAGACCCTCACCGACCTTGGCGCGAAGCCGAAACTTCGCGATCCCTTCGAGCTGGTCGCGGCCGGGTTAGCCGAACGCAAGGTCGAAGTCCTCGCCATTCACGGCGTCGAACAGATCAACGACATCCCTCGGTACGATATCGTATTCGCGGCCGACGGAGATGCAACGGTCCTCGACGCCACCTTGCGGGGTAACCATGGCTCGCTTCGTATCCGCACGTCGGGTGAAATACAAGTCATCCAAGGTCTTGTCCTAGAGTATTCGACACTTGGGCCACTGGGAGGACGACCGGACATGCTTCGGCATCAGGTCCGCATCGAGCACAAGCTCGCGCTCCTAAGGACTTCGAAGAAGAATCGCTTCTTTCCGGACCTGACGGCTCCGGAAGTGCTCAAGGAGGTCCTGGCGCTCCACGGCATCGATCCCGAGGCGGAATGCGAATTCCATATCAAACGCGATTATCCTTCCCTTTCCTTCACGTGCCAAACCGATGAGACGGATTGGGAGTTCTTCTGCCGCGTAGCATCCAACGCTGGTATTCACTTCTGGATCGAGCACGCGAAAGCCCAGAACGACCGCCTCGCCGACGTTGGCTCGGCCATCGACACGCTCGGTGCGGCCGCGACAAAGTTAAGCGGTGCGCTCGGCAAAGCTGCTGGAAAGGTAACCTCGGCACTAAAAGTCCACCCCGTCATCCACTTCGGAGACGATGCCACGCACAATACCGCCTTGCAGGAGCTATCGGCCCTCAGTCAGGCGGCGGGTGCTCTCATTCAGAAGGGGGCGGAGTTCTTGGGGGTGGACAACATCGTCGAAGCCAACGTCGCCGAAACATTGCATTACGACGACGGGCGGCGAGCAAACACGGACGAAGAGCTGATTTTCGAGTTCAAGCATCGAAAGCGGGTGAGGGTAAAATCGGTCCGCTTGATGCAGTTCAACGTCCAGGCGGCAAGCCTCTGGCAGGCCGAGGCTACCTCCGCCGACGCGACCGTGTCCGTGAAGCCGAAGGTGGGGCTCGCGCTGACCTCCAAGGGCATCTCGGCGAAGGCGCGCGTGGACGTCGATGCTGACATCGATTCCCCTGCCATACGTCCTGCTCAGGCCCACCGAGACGAGGAACACGTCGACCCAACGCAGCGCCTCTATGGAGATTCGCAAGAGCGTGCTGAACGCGCCCTCGAGAGACAGCGCGTGAACTACGCGACCGCACGGGGCACCAGCAACTGCCGCCGTCTCTTTCCCGGGGCGCGATTCCGATTGGGCAGCTACCCCGTCGCTGCCCGAAATCGCGACTACACGGTGACCAAGATCGTCTGCGATGGCGTTCACCCCGAGTACGCGACGTCGCCAAGCGACCTCTACTCGGTCTCTTTTCAATGTATTCCTTCCGACGTCGCACCCATTCCGCGCGAGCGCAAAAGGCCAACACGCCTTGGGCTGGAGATCGCAGAAGTCCTCGACTTCACCGAGGCCGGCGAAGAGCGCCTGACGACCAACGCGCGCGGCTACATCCTCGTGCGACCGACCTGGGCGATCGATCCGGAGCCGACCACGGTCCAAGGTATCGTGGGCGCGCGAATCGCCGGCGCACAGGACCGCACCATGGGTTGGGTACCCGTCCTGCAGCGAATCGCGGGCCCTGGATGGGGAGAACAATCGCTCCCCGAAGCGGGGATGCACGCCGTTATCGGTTTTCTGCACGGCGACGCTGAACAACCCGTGGCACTAGGTTGCTACTACTCCGATGTCAACCCGATGCCGTGGCCGGACGAGAATCAAAAGTGGGGCCACGTCATACGATCACGGCACGGCGGGCCAGACCAATATTGTGAGATCTCCATCGACCGACGACTCGGAAAAGAACTCATCACGATTCGTTCGCAGCGGAACCTCGAGGAGCACGTCCTCGCGGACCGTCTTGCGAGCATTGGGAACGATTCCTTCACGTTTGTTGGGAACGATAGTTCCACATCGATCGAAGGAAACGCCGGCCTGGGTATCCGACGTGACTACACCCTGAGCGTCGGGGGAAATGTCACGACGACCATCGAGGAGAGCTCGAACACCACGATTCTAAAAGACCTGACGGAGCTCGTTCAGGGGTCGGTGGAAAGGACCGTTCGCGGCAGCCAGAAGCAGGAGACCGTTGGCGACGTTCACGCGAAGGTGCGCGGCGAGCTCGTCACTTCGGTGGACGACTCGCTCACGGCCAACGTCGGCAAGCAAGTGGGCCTGACCGTGGGGACCCACGGCACGGCGGCGATCATCAACGCCCACGTTCATGGAGATGCCCAACTCGTCGCCGGCCGGCACATCAAACTCTTTGCCGAGGAGTCCCTCACTATAGGTGTCGGCTCGAGCATGGTCGAGGTCCACAAGAACCGCGTACGCATCTCCGCCAGCGCCGTCGAAATCGTGGCGCACGACGGAGCTTCGCTCGCGGCAAAGCATGTATCCATCGCCGGGTCAGAAAAGGTCGACCAGCGCTCGCCGAAGATCCATTTGACCAGCGAGGGCGCCGATTTGACAATGGACACAAACGCTGCCCTCTCGGGCGCGGAGGTGCAGCTCAATCCCCCCACCAACCCGAGTCCCGAGAAGCTACAGCAGCTCACGTCGGCGCCTCTCGCGATGTTCCACGTCGAGTTGAACGATCCCCATCTGGAACCCTATGCCAACAAGCGATACGTGCTGGAGCTTGGGCCTTATCGATTCGAGGGCGCAACGGACGCCAACGGTGCCGTCACTCAACAAGTGCCACGGGACGCGCCCGACGGCTTTCTCACGATTTGGTATGTGACGCACCCCGTCGGCCCGACGCGAAAGTATCGCGTATCTATCCGTCCAATGCCTCCAATCACCACGCTCGAGGGGGTCGTGCGGCGTTTGAGCCATCTCGGATACTTCGAGGGGTCAGTGCCGAAGACAAAGTCCGCCGCCCTCACCGCGGCAATCGCACAATTTCAATCTGACCATCTACGCGACGGACTTACGATCACGGGCGAACTCGACCCCAACACTCTCAGCGTCGTTCAACGCTACCACGGCTACTGA
- a CDS encoding type VI secretion system baseplate subunit TssK, translated as MKPLYPEEFDVLPIHLQMRDAYPEMLLARRLGAVDAYAYGVVEMFFDTTSLSDGHLAFTSLQAIMPSKLPVLHVEPRRDVLKSWPKGATSLDLFLAVRPVTLRGPNVRTLDGHVCAARYEEIATEEGSYLRPIAELLFEHEPLLEQMESILLGRIRREGTALVVDPDVLPTLAGFHAAEAWRPRLGRFLGFLEQRERELLADREDHPLQLESVTWEQLPPLRLLVALRGYLSTLTDFYLHASARPRELHRELHRFYAELRSFGATETIPPYSHERPTDALSALFEHIRTTVDKAARDTAIRIPFTAENVANVGRVYRATFSSADVHGKRPYLVAECSVEELLQNDVPLELRIGSPSKMRDMQIARDRGVGRAIVFSVPPEIPNRTGVVAYSFDEGSSYWSDILNEQEILMEWAPQTTRYWQRVARHHPPDASPPDVSFVLYWVDSAR; from the coding sequence ATGAAGCCGCTGTATCCCGAGGAGTTCGACGTATTGCCCATCCACCTGCAGATGCGCGACGCATATCCGGAGATGCTGCTCGCGCGGCGCCTCGGTGCCGTAGACGCATACGCGTACGGGGTGGTGGAAATGTTCTTTGACACCACGTCCTTGTCCGACGGGCACCTGGCATTCACGAGCCTGCAGGCCATCATGCCAAGCAAGCTGCCCGTTCTGCACGTGGAGCCGCGCCGCGACGTGCTGAAGTCATGGCCGAAAGGAGCGACCTCTTTGGACCTTTTCCTCGCCGTCCGCCCCGTGACGCTGCGCGGCCCGAATGTCCGAACGCTCGACGGGCACGTGTGCGCCGCGCGCTACGAAGAGATCGCGACCGAAGAGGGATCGTACCTGCGTCCGATTGCAGAATTGCTGTTCGAGCATGAGCCCCTCCTCGAGCAGATGGAGAGCATCTTGCTCGGACGTATCCGACGAGAAGGGACGGCCCTCGTCGTGGACCCGGACGTCCTACCCACGCTCGCGGGGTTTCACGCCGCGGAGGCATGGCGTCCGCGGCTTGGAAGGTTCCTCGGATTCTTGGAGCAGCGGGAGCGGGAGCTCCTGGCTGACCGCGAAGATCACCCTCTGCAACTCGAATCGGTCACATGGGAGCAACTTCCGCCACTGCGCCTCCTCGTCGCACTTCGTGGGTACCTTTCCACGCTGACGGATTTCTATCTTCACGCCTCGGCGCGCCCGCGGGAGCTCCATCGAGAGCTCCATCGCTTTTACGCCGAGCTCCGGTCGTTCGGGGCGACGGAAACGATTCCTCCGTATTCACACGAACGTCCGACCGACGCGCTCTCCGCCCTTTTTGAGCATATCCGCACAACCGTTGACAAGGCCGCCCGCGATACCGCGATTCGGATTCCTTTTACGGCCGAGAATGTAGCTAACGTCGGACGTGTCTATCGAGCGACCTTCTCTTCGGCCGACGTTCACGGGAAGCGCCCGTACCTGGTCGCGGAATGTAGCGTCGAGGAGCTTCTGCAGAACGATGTGCCGTTGGAGCTGCGCATCGGCAGCCCCTCGAAGATGCGTGATATGCAAATTGCCCGCGATCGTGGCGTGGGTCGGGCCATCGTCTTTTCCGTCCCCCCTGAGATCCCAAACCGCACCGGGGTCGTGGCATACAGCTTCGACGAGGGCAGTAGCTACTGGTCGGACATCCTTAATGAGCAGGAGATTCTGATGGAGTGGGCACCGCAAACGACACGCTATTGGCAGCGCGTCGCCCGCCATCACCCGCCCGATGCATCCCCGCCGGACGTCAGTTTTGTCCTCTATTGGGTGGATAGCGCGCGATGA
- the tssC gene encoding type VI secretion system contractile sheath large subunit, which yields MEFTLRAFFWTKWPSISRKRRGPMTPRPDQSSSLATKRNPAVDRYIERILARVEQLALHDEGIQRWAIDQLIAEIDRHVGAVLDNILHHEDFARLEASWRGLDYAVRHIDFSQNIELCWLNCSKAELSKDFAQVENMASSGLFRIIHSSDYGMFGGRPFSTVFLQFPFDHGKEDVVLLQRVAAVGAAAHVHVYVDAAPRLLGIDTFAAVPHMTAIEDVFNDGAHEEWNRFRDTAEARYLGVLLPRVQLRIPHRRAGKPVRILAVDEHGDLVRDSRGNLLWTQTNPFVYQERIRDHRDLLWGSPAYPLAVLFATHFATFRTSDDLFGTLDVPPPVTDHFPELGPRFPKPPVDVLISHETTVTLARLGLQSVEFARWSSALQFNIGVSLHKPPTFALHEGGELATFEAWLGSMVSYTRIASRYVHYLKVMERERIGANIGRLDIERELNEWIAQYVTSRSRISAVQRRKFPLAYARVQTFDTNQEGVYRIEVKLRPHARVFGQLFELAAAWQSSPAPGRRAA from the coding sequence TTGGAATTCACGCTCAGGGCCTTCTTCTGGACAAAATGGCCCTCTATATCACGAAAGCGCCGGGGACCAATGACGCCGAGGCCTGACCAGAGCAGCTCCTTGGCGACGAAACGAAACCCTGCGGTGGACAGGTACATCGAACGCATTCTCGCTCGCGTCGAGCAGCTGGCCTTGCATGACGAAGGCATTCAACGATGGGCCATCGATCAGCTCATCGCCGAGATCGACCGGCACGTGGGCGCGGTGCTTGACAACATCCTCCACCACGAGGACTTTGCGCGCCTCGAAGCTTCATGGCGAGGGCTGGACTATGCCGTGCGCCACATTGACTTTTCGCAGAACATCGAACTTTGCTGGTTAAATTGCTCCAAGGCGGAGCTCTCGAAGGACTTCGCCCAAGTGGAGAACATGGCTTCATCGGGCCTATTTCGAATCATCCACAGCAGCGACTACGGGATGTTCGGGGGGCGGCCGTTCTCAACAGTCTTTCTTCAGTTTCCGTTCGACCACGGCAAGGAGGATGTCGTGTTGTTGCAGCGGGTGGCGGCCGTGGGCGCCGCGGCGCACGTGCATGTCTACGTCGATGCAGCGCCGCGTCTGCTCGGCATCGACACGTTCGCCGCGGTGCCGCACATGACGGCGATCGAGGATGTATTTAACGATGGCGCACACGAGGAGTGGAACCGCTTTCGGGATACGGCCGAAGCGCGTTACCTCGGCGTCCTTCTCCCCCGTGTACAGCTCCGCATCCCCCACCGCCGCGCAGGCAAGCCTGTGCGCATCCTTGCGGTTGACGAGCACGGAGATCTGGTGAGGGACAGCCGAGGGAATCTCCTATGGACCCAAACGAATCCCTTCGTATACCAGGAACGCATTCGCGATCATCGCGACCTCCTGTGGGGTAGCCCGGCTTACCCCCTGGCGGTCCTCTTCGCCACCCACTTTGCGACGTTTCGCACAAGCGACGATCTCTTCGGCACGTTGGACGTTCCACCGCCCGTGACCGACCACTTTCCCGAGCTCGGCCCGAGATTTCCGAAGCCGCCGGTCGATGTCCTCATCTCGCACGAGACGACCGTCACATTGGCGCGCCTGGGCCTGCAAAGCGTGGAATTCGCTCGCTGGAGCAGCGCTTTGCAATTCAACATCGGAGTAAGCCTGCACAAGCCGCCAACGTTCGCTCTACACGAGGGCGGCGAGCTGGCGACATTCGAGGCTTGGCTCGGGAGCATGGTCTCGTACACGCGCATCGCGTCGCGGTACGTTCACTACCTCAAGGTGATGGAGAGAGAACGCATCGGCGCCAACATCGGTCGCCTAGACATCGAGCGCGAGCTCAATGAGTGGATTGCCCAGTACGTCACCAGCAGGTCGCGCATCTCGGCGGTGCAGCGACGGAAGTTTCCGCTCGCATATGCGCGCGTGCAAACGTTCGATACGAATCAGGAGGGCGTGTACCGCATCGAGGTCAAACTCCGGCCACATGCGAGGGTATTTGGTCAGTTGTTTGAGCTGGCTGCTGCATGGCAATCATCGCCCGCACCCGGAAGGAGAGCAGCATGA
- the tssK gene encoding type VI secretion system baseplate subunit TssK, which translates to MKKLHWENNKDVFAEHFRAADRGHEERLAYMFASLIEDPWGIERVEWDERQIRNSIIKLKSLSVIFSDGTVVDLDANDIAEMAPRYIVHDARASIEIFLALPRWRPNSEVFDGEPQQTDARYRVKHTVVPDFSTGEPTTFDWLIPAPQILLQGEPVDDFLIIPAGRVVRNVSNRFTFEREYIPAILTMEASPHLQELVRELHDRLFSYQTTLERQKLRDAAEAVRQRLLDIVTEALVDLKDYLEQPQTRPREIYRTLNRAVMRLAVFTRAGQAERIAFKYDDLGAVFGHLSDQLTLVLSQLGESPFRRFTFQDVQLGIGRIEIRDPSLFGDDLFLAVAGEDELRQIVPRSVRILSMPDLRASDGAATSGIRITPEHRAPANLPSGYVYFRLDKNDARYPALFKTQEIGIHAQGLLLDKMALYITKAPGTNDAEA; encoded by the coding sequence ATGAAGAAACTGCATTGGGAAAACAATAAGGATGTGTTCGCCGAACACTTTCGTGCGGCCGACCGAGGCCACGAGGAGAGGTTGGCCTACATGTTCGCCTCCCTCATTGAAGATCCCTGGGGCATCGAGCGCGTCGAATGGGATGAGCGGCAGATCCGCAACAGCATCATCAAGCTGAAATCCCTCAGCGTTATCTTTTCCGACGGCACGGTGGTTGACCTCGACGCCAACGACATTGCCGAAATGGCACCTCGGTACATCGTTCACGATGCCCGTGCTTCCATCGAAATCTTTCTCGCCCTGCCGAGGTGGCGTCCCAACTCCGAGGTATTTGATGGCGAACCGCAGCAAACGGACGCGCGCTACCGCGTCAAACACACCGTCGTCCCCGACTTTTCGACGGGGGAGCCAACCACCTTCGATTGGCTGATCCCGGCACCCCAGATTCTTCTGCAGGGCGAACCCGTGGACGACTTCCTGATCATCCCTGCGGGACGCGTCGTAAGGAATGTATCGAACCGATTTACCTTCGAGCGAGAGTACATCCCCGCCATCCTCACGATGGAGGCATCCCCTCACCTTCAGGAGTTGGTGCGCGAACTCCACGATCGCTTATTCTCCTACCAGACCACTCTTGAGCGACAGAAACTACGAGACGCGGCAGAAGCCGTGCGTCAACGCCTTCTGGACATCGTGACCGAGGCCCTTGTCGATCTGAAAGATTATCTCGAACAACCGCAAACGCGTCCGCGTGAGATTTACCGCACGTTGAACCGCGCCGTCATGCGACTTGCGGTGTTCACCCGCGCGGGCCAGGCGGAGCGTATTGCCTTCAAGTACGACGATCTCGGAGCGGTTTTTGGCCATCTCTCCGACCAATTGACGCTCGTATTGAGCCAATTGGGAGAGAGCCCCTTCCGGCGTTTCACCTTCCAAGACGTTCAACTCGGGATTGGTCGCATTGAAATTCGGGACCCGAGTCTTTTTGGAGATGATCTGTTTCTCGCCGTTGCCGGGGAAGACGAGCTACGCCAGATCGTGCCAAGGTCGGTGCGAATCCTGTCAATGCCTGACTTGCGCGCGAGCGATGGTGCTGCCACCTCCGGAATCCGCATCACGCCGGAACATCGCGCACCTGCCAATCTTCCGAGTGGGTACGTCTATTTCCGGTTGGACAAGAACGACGCCCGCTATCCCGCCCTCTTCAAGACACAAGAGATTGGAATTCACGCTCAGGGCCTTCTTCTGGACAAAATGGCCCTCTATATCACGAAAGCGCCGGGGACCAATGACGCCGAGGCCTGA
- the tssG gene encoding type VI secretion system baseplate subunit TssG — MTTRSDVPAPQDVEAGLYELIRWLESTYGPAEDGEDLRFEHASSLSYPTASLAEVRTDSGYARVVVTLIGLLGASSPISLDWLEGLLHEETLRDDNQTPIRDFLDVLLHPFVTLLYTGWKQYTPEGAYDPAGNDRWSQRMRALAGIDAWAPAHSPAEEALPSMAAHGLTDHLNAMPRWIDVPSATAILRRRFPDLHIRLETDTQRRVIFGQSERTLLGTQRSTLGRNFRCGRGCRTTEGFVRVCAGPVEQETYDALMPGGPVYARLAALAERLLPTVAHRELEVTTASTSAPTFVLGRHGNRLGSTARISRAKSERIRVRVPLVVEPTPRIRRTFLST, encoded by the coding sequence ATGACGACGCGCTCGGATGTTCCCGCGCCGCAAGACGTCGAAGCAGGGCTCTACGAGCTGATTCGTTGGCTGGAATCAACGTATGGTCCCGCGGAAGACGGAGAGGACCTTCGGTTCGAGCACGCCAGCTCCTTGTCGTACCCGACGGCCAGCCTGGCGGAAGTCCGAACCGATTCCGGATACGCCCGCGTCGTCGTGACGCTCATCGGCCTGTTGGGTGCGAGCTCCCCGATCTCGCTCGACTGGCTCGAAGGCCTTCTGCATGAGGAGACGCTGCGGGACGACAACCAAACGCCGATCCGCGATTTTTTGGACGTCCTTCTGCACCCCTTTGTGACCCTTCTCTACACGGGCTGGAAGCAATACACCCCCGAAGGCGCCTACGATCCCGCGGGCAACGATCGCTGGAGCCAACGAATGCGCGCCCTTGCCGGCATCGACGCGTGGGCTCCAGCCCATTCGCCTGCCGAAGAAGCGTTGCCGTCGATGGCCGCGCACGGGTTGACCGACCATCTCAATGCGATGCCGCGCTGGATCGACGTCCCGAGCGCGACGGCCATCCTCCGCCGACGGTTTCCCGACTTGCACATCCGCCTTGAGACGGACACGCAGCGACGCGTCATCTTTGGACAATCGGAACGAACCCTTCTTGGTACCCAGCGCTCGACCCTCGGGCGCAATTTTCGCTGCGGCCGCGGTTGTCGTACGACCGAGGGTTTCGTTCGGGTGTGTGCAGGCCCGGTGGAGCAAGAGACCTACGACGCATTGATGCCCGGTGGACCTGTCTATGCTCGCCTGGCCGCCCTGGCGGAGCGCCTTTTGCCCACGGTCGCCCATCGTGAACTCGAGGTCACCACCGCATCCACGAGCGCACCGACTTTCGTTCTTGGCCGCCACGGTAATCGACTCGGGTCTACGGCCCGCATCAGTCGAGCCAAATCCGAACGGATACGCGTACGCGTTCCGCTGGTTGTCGAGCCCACCCCTCGCATACGCCGCACGTTCCTTTCGACCTAA
- a CDS encoding type VI secretion system baseplate subunit TssF, with translation MHSYPDGVDAWCARHAERLASYEPRLRHVDISVVPRGRLLSIRLEAMLVSGMQSASFSYETDIDPHHHRSGRPKRTREFPTTDFRNLLLAAEHLGTTLPDFAGALGGTAPDPTTEHVADAALFLGAITTEQIRNREQTDGYRGLAECVDRSLLRPLPAATIVQLEIDEGAETLAANSEAAATSTRWRLVGETDVGAYRFERACIIAREDQGSALQFSLRATGSAPLSKVIGGRPVRVYFDGEAGNALLWLSFVLEHGRRASLVPVSAGGDVAEGHPLGSIAQWGLRPEQLLAADPDAPNAGIDLLLDYFRLKEKFFFCEIGFDADAWLATPDAREARIVIDFDAPAPPGPPPKLSANCAVMVNLFDAQAEPAIFPPAASFPIRVAGEDTATVYEVTAVTATLVEESPTGAPTAPRPIAVPPIRRSRATAVDPAFPYGYSSVPGPNLEGSDLEVSVALVAPRGDSDPHKPGRHVISVDLWACNGATASALQPGEAMSPSVGISPGIRIRNLLPPTPYVPAPSGSVFRRHALVASQLPTGDAHGTLKQRLASLARRSSSDGARIRANLAQVRAIEQLVVEPSVDTTRGALGYDVVMRFNDAAFAGLEEVWLFLRAVHAGLEQHAGFGRFYRCIALCRSGARLTWPPKVP, from the coding sequence ATGCACTCCTATCCCGACGGTGTAGACGCCTGGTGCGCCCGCCACGCCGAACGGCTTGCATCGTACGAGCCGCGCTTGCGACACGTGGACATCAGCGTCGTTCCGCGCGGACGCCTGCTTTCGATCCGTCTTGAAGCGATGCTCGTCAGCGGAATGCAGTCCGCATCATTTTCCTATGAAACGGACATCGACCCGCACCATCACCGGAGCGGCCGGCCGAAGCGCACTCGCGAATTCCCAACCACGGATTTTCGAAACCTGCTCCTCGCCGCCGAGCATCTTGGCACCACGCTCCCCGATTTCGCGGGAGCCCTCGGTGGCACTGCGCCCGATCCCACCACGGAGCATGTGGCCGATGCCGCGCTGTTTCTCGGAGCGATCACCACGGAACAGATCCGCAATCGCGAACAGACGGATGGGTATCGCGGGCTGGCCGAGTGCGTAGATCGTTCGCTCTTGCGACCGCTGCCCGCTGCGACCATCGTTCAACTCGAGATCGACGAAGGCGCCGAGACGCTGGCGGCGAACTCGGAGGCGGCTGCGACGTCGACCCGATGGCGCCTCGTGGGTGAAACCGACGTCGGAGCCTACCGTTTCGAGCGGGCGTGTATCATCGCGCGAGAGGATCAAGGCAGCGCCCTGCAGTTCTCGCTGCGAGCCACCGGCTCGGCTCCACTGTCGAAGGTCATCGGCGGTCGGCCCGTCCGCGTGTACTTCGATGGGGAAGCGGGGAACGCCCTTTTGTGGTTGTCCTTCGTGCTTGAACACGGGAGGCGTGCATCCTTGGTCCCAGTATCGGCGGGGGGCGATGTCGCCGAGGGCCATCCCCTCGGCTCCATTGCTCAATGGGGGCTCCGGCCGGAGCAACTCCTCGCCGCCGATCCGGATGCGCCAAACGCGGGCATCGACTTGTTGCTCGACTATTTCCGGCTAAAGGAGAAATTCTTCTTCTGCGAGATCGGCTTCGACGCAGATGCGTGGCTTGCCACGCCGGACGCGCGTGAGGCGCGAATCGTCATCGACTTCGACGCCCCAGCACCTCCCGGGCCACCGCCGAAGTTGTCCGCCAACTGCGCGGTCATGGTGAACCTTTTCGACGCCCAGGCCGAACCGGCCATCTTTCCCCCAGCAGCGTCATTCCCGATCCGCGTGGCGGGCGAGGACACGGCCACGGTCTACGAGGTCACCGCGGTAACGGCGACCTTGGTCGAGGAATCACCCACCGGTGCTCCCACGGCGCCGCGCCCCATCGCCGTCCCGCCGATACGACGGTCCCGCGCCACCGCCGTCGACCCAGCTTTCCCGTACGGCTATTCCAGCGTTCCCGGGCCAAACCTCGAAGGCAGCGACCTCGAGGTGTCCGTCGCTCTCGTCGCACCGCGTGGCGACAGCGATCCGCACAAACCAGGGCGCCACGTTATTTCGGTCGACCTGTGGGCTTGCAATGGCGCGACAGCAAGCGCGCTGCAGCCCGGCGAGGCCATGTCACCGAGCGTGGGCATTTCCCCCGGCATCCGAATCCGCAACCTACTTCCCCCGACGCCGTACGTACCCGCGCCGTCGGGGTCCGTGTTCAGGCGGCACGCGCTCGTTGCAAGCCAGCTTCCGACGGGTGACGCCCATGGGACGCTGAAACAGCGGCTCGCGTCCCTCGCGCGACGAAGTAGCTCGGATGGCGCGCGCATTCGCGCAAACTTGGCGCAAGTTCGAGCCATCGAACAGCTCGTCGTCGAGCCAAGCGTCGATACGACCCGCGGCGCACTCGGATACGATGTAGTCATGCGGTTCAACGACGCAGCATTCGCCGGCCTCGAGGAGGTCTGGTTGTTCCTTCGTGCGGTCCATGCAGGACTCGAGCAGCACGCGGGGTTCGGGCGATTCTACCGATGCATCGCCTTGTGCCGATCCGGTGCCCGTCTCACGTGGCCTCCGAAGGTGCCCTAA